One Acidimicrobiia bacterium DNA window includes the following coding sequences:
- a CDS encoding MFS transporter, translating into MTDNSRAGAFRALRVRNYRLFFVGQVLSVIGTWTQATAVGWIVLRETHDSTGLGVVVALQFFPLLVFGAYAGTVADRGDKRRILVVTNIASALIAVATALLVSNDHRSVAVLAVMSLLLGCAMAFETPTRQSFVAELVQPEDIPSAVGLNGATMTGARIVGSAIAGVLIAVLGASICLYINAASFAAVILALLMIRRHELRPSVVVPRGRGQIRDGFRYVMRAHEVRFPLLAMAVVGTISLNTQVVAPLLARITFDSGPELFAAFGAAVAFGALVGSLVAARVTHSSVSLIGRSALAFGIVYSLVAFAPWAWLAMIGLAGAFFWASIYIAWSNARLQQESDDVYRGRVMALYSIVFLGSTPIGSIIVSAVAEVTNPRVAVLVGGVAAVGTGIAALARVRRHAHLVHEPLAAS; encoded by the coding sequence GTGACGGACAACTCTCGAGCGGGGGCGTTCAGGGCGTTACGCGTCCGGAACTACCGCCTCTTCTTCGTGGGGCAAGTTCTCTCCGTGATCGGCACATGGACTCAGGCCACTGCCGTCGGCTGGATCGTGCTCCGCGAGACGCATGACTCGACCGGGCTCGGGGTCGTCGTTGCGTTGCAGTTCTTCCCGCTCCTGGTGTTCGGCGCGTACGCGGGTACCGTCGCCGATCGCGGCGACAAGCGCCGGATCCTCGTCGTGACGAACATCGCAAGCGCGCTGATCGCGGTCGCCACGGCCCTGCTCGTGTCGAATGACCATCGGTCCGTGGCAGTACTCGCCGTCATGTCGCTGTTGCTCGGGTGCGCGATGGCGTTCGAAACCCCGACGCGTCAAAGCTTCGTCGCGGAGCTCGTGCAGCCTGAAGACATCCCGAGCGCGGTTGGGCTCAACGGAGCCACGATGACCGGAGCACGCATCGTGGGATCGGCGATCGCCGGTGTCTTGATCGCAGTGCTCGGGGCGTCGATCTGTCTCTATATCAATGCCGCATCATTTGCCGCAGTGATCCTCGCCCTCCTGATGATCCGGCGGCATGAGCTGCGTCCGTCGGTCGTGGTCCCGCGCGGGCGCGGTCAGATCCGCGACGGCTTCCGTTACGTGATGCGCGCCCACGAAGTGCGGTTCCCACTGCTGGCCATGGCAGTGGTCGGCACGATCTCGCTGAATACGCAAGTCGTCGCGCCCCTGCTCGCGCGGATCACGTTCGACTCCGGGCCTGAATTGTTCGCGGCGTTCGGCGCCGCGGTCGCGTTCGGTGCTCTCGTCGGCTCCCTCGTGGCTGCGCGCGTCACCCATTCATCGGTGTCTCTCATCGGCCGCTCCGCGCTCGCGTTCGGCATTGTGTACTCCCTCGTCGCCTTCGCCCCGTGGGCCTGGTTGGCGATGATCGGGCTCGCCGGTGCGTTCTTCTGGGCTTCGATCTACATCGCGTGGAGCAACGCGCGTCTCCAGCAGGAGAGCGACGACGTGTACCGGGGTCGCGTCATGGCGTTGTATTCGATCGTGTTCCTCGGCTCGACGCCGATCGGAAGCATCATCGTGAGCGCGGTGGCCGAGGTTACGAACCCGCGAGTCGCGGTGCTGGTGGGTGGGGTCGCAGCGGTCGGCACCGGTATCGCTGCCCTCGCCCGTGTTCGTCGTCACGCGCACCTCGTCCACGAGCCCCTGGCTGCGAGCTGA
- a CDS encoding glycosyltransferase has protein sequence MKLVAVMVSYRLGGADGVAVEARKWEWALRELGFHIRRVAGEFDDSVRPDDVWLPFLAIDPAEGSTLDPKALEAALAGADLVVVENLCSLPINPDASTLAAGVLAEHNGAVTFHHHDLPWQRAGLPAPDGIPPRRPNSLHVTVNDYSRVQLEHRGFEAVTIRNTFDLDPPRGHRDATREAFGFARDDLVLLLPARAIPRKNVPAAIAFATELAALEARAVRLWITGPAEDGYDLVLARILADATIPIVVGRAASASDAYAAADLVVYPSTWEGFGNPVIESIAHRRPIAVGGYPVLDELRAFGVELLSVDDPQGAREWLVDPRPEVLEANVDRLRPHCSITDLPDRLAAAFARAGWEAW, from the coding sequence ATGAAGCTCGTCGCGGTGATGGTTTCCTATCGACTCGGTGGCGCCGACGGCGTTGCCGTCGAAGCGCGCAAATGGGAGTGGGCGCTGCGCGAGCTCGGTTTCCATATCCGACGGGTCGCAGGTGAGTTCGACGACAGCGTGCGGCCCGACGACGTCTGGCTCCCGTTCCTTGCCATCGATCCGGCCGAGGGGAGCACGCTGGACCCTAAGGCGCTCGAGGCCGCGCTCGCGGGCGCCGATCTCGTAGTGGTCGAGAACCTGTGCTCACTCCCGATCAATCCCGACGCCTCGACGCTGGCCGCGGGCGTGCTCGCCGAGCACAACGGCGCGGTGACGTTCCACCACCACGACCTGCCCTGGCAGCGCGCTGGACTCCCGGCACCGGACGGGATCCCACCGCGCCGACCCAACTCGCTCCACGTGACGGTCAACGATTACTCGCGCGTCCAACTCGAGCACCGAGGCTTCGAAGCGGTAACCATCCGGAACACGTTCGATCTCGATCCGCCGCGCGGGCATCGTGACGCGACCCGCGAAGCATTCGGATTCGCACGCGACGACCTCGTCTTGCTCCTGCCGGCGCGCGCCATCCCACGTAAGAACGTGCCGGCTGCAATCGCGTTCGCCACGGAGCTCGCTGCCCTCGAGGCGCGCGCGGTGCGACTCTGGATCACCGGACCCGCCGAAGACGGGTACGACCTCGTGCTCGCGCGGATCCTCGCCGACGCGACGATTCCCATCGTGGTCGGCCGCGCCGCGTCGGCATCGGACGCGTACGCCGCGGCTGACCTGGTCGTCTACCCGTCGACGTGGGAGGGCTTCGGTAATCCGGTCATCGAGTCGATCGCGCACCGACGACCGATCGCGGTGGGGGGCTATCCGGTGCTCGACGAGCTGCGCGCGTTCGGCGTCGAGCTCCTGTCCGTCGACGACCCGCAAGGTGCCCGGGAGTGGCTCGTCGATCCTCGACCCGAAGTGCTCGAAGCGAACGTCGACCGTCTGCGGCCACACTGCTCGATCACCGACCTCCCCGACCGTCTCGCCGCGGCCTTCGCGCGAGCAGGATGGGAAGCGTGGTAG
- a CDS encoding dienelactone hydrolase family protein: MKTQTIELSTVDGPMAVFEAVPDDEVRGAVIVIQEAFGVNSHIQDVARRFAAEGYHAVAPAIFHRAGGGTAPYDDFSKVMPLFEGLTDDGVLMDVDATIDHLHEAGFSDGSVGIVGFCFGGRVTFLIAARRKIGASVGFYGGGITHNSQGMAAPLASEAGSLQTPWLGLFGDQDAMIPVDGVEDLRTKLADSSVKTEVVRYPDAGHGFHCDERESYHEESAKDGWRRALDWFSSHLEAA; this comes from the coding sequence ATGAAGACGCAGACGATCGAGTTGTCGACGGTCGACGGTCCGATGGCGGTGTTCGAGGCGGTGCCCGACGACGAAGTTCGCGGCGCAGTGATCGTGATCCAGGAAGCCTTCGGGGTGAACAGTCACATCCAGGACGTCGCGCGACGCTTCGCCGCGGAGGGCTACCACGCAGTCGCACCCGCGATCTTCCACCGTGCGGGCGGCGGCACCGCGCCCTACGACGACTTCAGCAAGGTGATGCCGCTCTTCGAAGGGTTGACCGATGACGGCGTGCTCATGGACGTCGACGCCACGATCGATCACCTGCACGAGGCGGGCTTCTCCGACGGCAGCGTCGGGATCGTCGGCTTCTGCTTCGGTGGCCGGGTGACGTTCCTCATCGCGGCCCGGAGAAAGATCGGCGCGAGTGTGGGCTTCTACGGCGGTGGGATCACCCACAACAGCCAGGGGATGGCCGCGCCGCTCGCGAGCGAAGCCGGATCGCTCCAGACCCCGTGGCTCGGATTGTTCGGCGATCAGGACGCGATGATCCCCGTCGACGGCGTCGAAGACCTGCGCACGAAACTCGCCGACTCGTCGGTGAAGACCGAGGTCGTCCGTTACCCGGACGCGGGGCACGGGTTCCACTGCGACGAGCGTGAGAGCTACCACGAGGAATCGGCGAAGGACGGCTGGCGCCGCGCCCTCGACTGGTTCTCCAGCCACCTCGAAGCGGCCTGA
- a CDS encoding type II toxin-antitoxin system VapC family toxin, whose amino-acid sequence MVIDASILANVIGDDGADGRRARGEIRSAGDVAAPGLVDVETVAVLRKRWLEGTISDRRLATAVDDLEAIDVERYPTLPLMRRAYELRSNVTAYDATYVALAEILDCELLTADHRLANAPGPRCAIRVLK is encoded by the coding sequence ATGGTCATCGACGCTTCGATCCTGGCCAACGTGATCGGTGATGACGGGGCCGATGGCCGGCGAGCTCGCGGCGAAATCCGAAGTGCCGGTGATGTCGCCGCGCCGGGTCTCGTTGATGTCGAAACCGTTGCCGTGCTTCGCAAACGTTGGCTCGAGGGCACGATCTCGGACCGCAGGCTCGCCACCGCAGTCGATGATCTCGAGGCGATCGACGTGGAGCGCTACCCAACTCTCCCGCTGATGCGACGCGCGTACGAGCTGCGTTCCAACGTGACCGCGTACGACGCAACCTATGTTGCCCTCGCGGAGATCCTGGACTGCGAGCTGTTGACCGCAGACCACCGGCTGGCCAACGCGCCCGGGCCTCGATGTGCGATCCGAGTATTGAAGTGA
- a CDS encoding aldo/keto reductase codes for MRYRCFGRSDLEVSEVGFGVWTLASDWWGRVDDPRGMLHAALDVGINFIDTAPVYGDDGVGESLLADLLKSNRNEIILTTKCGYDIDSPRPESQSERRQDWAPASIRAQLEASLRRLGTEYIDLYQLHNARIEPIHDDALWDELEQFRVEGKVRELGVALGPAIGWVDEGLDSVRERPIVSLQTVFNILEQEPGLTFAAEPNVAQGKAGLIARVPHASDTLSGKITRETEFPPGDHRAHRNRDNMLDNFDKAETLAFLWEDTGRTIGQAAIAGILANPAFTAVLPTCLSIDDVREYAAGSDLPLTDDERAQLDERWSENFGVTNRYEMPLKSSTSG; via the coding sequence GTGCGCTACCGATGCTTCGGTCGAAGCGATCTCGAAGTGTCCGAGGTTGGTTTCGGCGTGTGGACGCTCGCGAGCGACTGGTGGGGACGCGTCGACGACCCGCGGGGGATGTTGCATGCGGCGCTCGACGTCGGCATCAACTTCATCGACACCGCCCCCGTCTACGGCGACGACGGTGTCGGTGAATCCCTGCTCGCGGATCTGCTGAAGTCGAACCGCAACGAGATCATCCTCACCACCAAGTGCGGATACGACATCGACTCGCCCCGCCCAGAGAGCCAGTCGGAGCGGCGCCAAGACTGGGCGCCCGCGTCGATCCGCGCGCAGCTCGAGGCGTCGCTGCGCCGGCTCGGAACCGAATACATCGATCTCTACCAGCTGCACAACGCGCGCATCGAACCAATCCACGACGACGCCCTGTGGGATGAGCTCGAGCAGTTCCGAGTGGAGGGCAAGGTGCGCGAGCTCGGCGTCGCGCTCGGTCCTGCGATCGGGTGGGTCGACGAAGGTCTCGACTCCGTACGCGAACGCCCGATCGTGTCACTTCAGACCGTCTTCAACATCCTCGAGCAGGAACCGGGCCTCACCTTCGCCGCAGAGCCGAACGTGGCCCAGGGCAAGGCCGGACTCATCGCGCGCGTCCCCCACGCGTCCGACACGCTCTCGGGCAAGATCACACGCGAAACGGAATTCCCGCCGGGTGACCATCGGGCACATCGCAACCGCGACAACATGCTCGACAACTTCGACAAGGCCGAGACGCTCGCGTTTCTGTGGGAAGACACCGGGCGCACGATCGGGCAGGCTGCCATCGCGGGAATCCTCGCGAATCCCGCGTTCACCGCCGTGCTCCCCACCTGCCTCTCGATCGACGACGTCCGCGAATACGCGGCCGGGTCTGATCTTCCGCTCACCGACGACGAGCGGGCACAGCTCGACGAGCGCTGGAGCGAAAACTTCGGCGTGACCAACCGCTACGAGATGCCGCTGAAGTCGAGCACCAGCGGGTGA
- a CDS encoding (2Fe-2S)-binding protein, with the protein MAEHAITLTVNGEQRRGRAEARKTLADFLREDLALTGTHLGCEHGVCGACTVLVDGAAVRSCLMFAVQAEGADVVTIEGIGPADGTLGPVQEAFRQAHGLQCGFCTPGFVVSVHAFLQQNPNPTLDEIREGLSGNLCRCTGYQGIIKAVQIAAESMSVKS; encoded by the coding sequence GTGGCTGAGCACGCTATCACGCTGACCGTCAACGGGGAGCAGCGCCGCGGCCGCGCCGAGGCGCGCAAGACGCTGGCCGACTTCCTGCGAGAAGACCTCGCGCTCACCGGTACGCACCTCGGATGCGAGCACGGAGTGTGTGGCGCGTGCACTGTGCTCGTCGACGGTGCTGCGGTCCGCTCGTGTCTCATGTTCGCGGTGCAGGCCGAGGGCGCTGATGTCGTCACCATCGAGGGCATCGGTCCCGCCGACGGCACGCTCGGTCCGGTGCAGGAGGCGTTCCGTCAGGCGCACGGCCTCCAGTGCGGCTTCTGCACGCCCGGCTTCGTCGTCTCGGTGCACGCCTTCCTCCAGCAGAACCCCAACCCGACGCTCGACGAGATCCGCGAGGGGCTCTCGGGCAACCTGTGCCGCTGCACCGGCTACCAGGGGATCATCAAGGCGGTGCAGATCGCCGCGGAGTCGATGAGTGTGAAGTCGTAG
- a CDS encoding CPBP family intramembrane glutamic endopeptidase yields MTPAVLVVAFVAVALDVGSAWSGQPSWAIGGVLVSPALPVAALLVLLVGWARVGGSRRSLSAWREYLVGGSLTALVVALAYAQSIAGQTTPGWRKVEGVTFAATSEEIVYRLAAVLLIGAACARICGRDWRDTARWGTGPVVVALVGGALAFSALPGHVEQMTGATSIVPFASLAMLLGYVTFRTGSLLPGIVVHVLLDVITLAYFAGELSASERVAVAATALTALVLGLMVAGRRLGLRRRVPSVIDLRDPAPRLSRPVAPHGGRTTRARRPSAQAGRDCGGRRGR; encoded by the coding sequence GTGACGCCCGCAGTTCTCGTGGTCGCGTTCGTCGCGGTCGCGCTCGACGTCGGGTCCGCGTGGTCGGGGCAGCCGTCGTGGGCGATCGGCGGCGTGCTCGTGTCGCCGGCGTTGCCCGTGGCCGCGTTGTTGGTGTTGCTCGTCGGGTGGGCGCGCGTGGGTGGGTCGCGCCGTTCGTTGTCCGCCTGGCGCGAGTACCTCGTCGGCGGCTCGCTCACCGCGCTCGTCGTTGCTCTCGCCTATGCCCAGTCGATCGCCGGCCAAACGACTCCTGGATGGCGCAAGGTCGAGGGCGTGACGTTCGCGGCCACGAGTGAGGAGATCGTCTACCGGCTCGCGGCAGTGCTCCTGATCGGCGCGGCGTGTGCACGAATCTGTGGCCGCGACTGGCGTGATACCGCGCGGTGGGGAACCGGTCCGGTCGTGGTGGCACTGGTCGGCGGCGCGCTGGCGTTCAGCGCGCTGCCCGGTCATGTCGAGCAGATGACTGGCGCGACGAGCATCGTCCCGTTCGCGAGCCTTGCCATGCTCCTCGGCTACGTCACGTTCCGCACGGGATCACTCCTGCCGGGAATCGTCGTGCACGTGTTGCTCGACGTCATCACGCTCGCGTACTTCGCCGGTGAGTTGTCGGCCTCCGAACGCGTCGCGGTCGCGGCGACCGCGCTCACCGCGCTGGTTCTCGGCCTTATGGTCGCGGGTCGGCGTCTGGGGCTCCGCCGTCGGGTGCCGTCCGTGATCGACCTACGCGACCCTGCGCCGCGCCTCAGTCGTCCGGTCGCACCCCACGGAGGCCGAACCACGCGAGCTCGGCGACCCAGTGCGCAAGCTGGTCGGGATTGTGGGGGCCGTCGGGGTCGGTGA
- a CDS encoding HD domain-containing phosphohydrolase codes for MDTERKTERLIQGTVLLLCGLTIALVVLSAVASHEPITGRIAVALVVLGLFALAATNFDVTARAGFGMSGNVMVLIASLVVFRAYGFFLGPIIVGTCGALDIAQLRQHAWQKIAFNASADGLSLLAAAAVFWAMTDQPRPSSQLAVFAAIALSASAYLFLNALLISIPVALSCHEPYAKVLRQIAAFDVSAYPFALLGLGLGWVYLELGAAVVPLLVVPILIARSTFANYLELKAAQEQTIETLILALEAKDRYTAGHAQRVATFSAYVGEELRFSPRRMERLRYAALMHDIGKLIVPNQLLNKPGRLTESEFARVKRHEFVSVELLRRIDFLAPVAGDTTTEAANAAVSGTGLVEPAIIHVADAFDAMTSTRSYRRALTQETAFDELKKGSGTQFNEGCVDALIAAIVRRGEQYGDGHEEEAHEWEVAPPEAGTGSAGLGDLDTDRDSDRSEDRAGKT; via the coding sequence ATGGATACCGAACGCAAGACAGAACGACTGATTCAAGGGACCGTGCTCTTGCTGTGCGGTCTGACGATCGCGCTCGTAGTGCTGTCAGCCGTCGCGTCACATGAGCCCATTACAGGTCGTATCGCTGTAGCACTGGTCGTCTTGGGACTCTTTGCGCTCGCCGCCACGAATTTTGACGTCACGGCGCGAGCAGGCTTTGGCATGAGCGGGAACGTCATGGTGCTCATTGCGTCGCTGGTTGTCTTCCGTGCGTATGGCTTCTTCCTGGGTCCGATCATTGTTGGCACCTGTGGCGCGCTCGATATCGCGCAGCTCCGCCAGCATGCGTGGCAGAAAATCGCGTTCAACGCGTCAGCCGATGGTCTTTCGCTGCTGGCCGCTGCGGCCGTGTTTTGGGCGATGACCGATCAGCCCCGTCCTAGCTCGCAACTGGCTGTTTTTGCAGCCATAGCGCTCAGCGCCTCGGCGTACCTCTTCCTGAACGCGCTCCTAATCAGTATTCCGGTGGCATTGAGCTGCCACGAACCGTACGCGAAAGTGCTACGCCAGATCGCGGCGTTTGATGTCAGCGCCTATCCATTCGCCCTCCTCGGACTCGGCCTCGGATGGGTGTACCTCGAACTTGGTGCGGCGGTGGTGCCGTTGCTGGTCGTTCCGATTTTGATTGCGCGGAGCACGTTCGCGAACTATCTCGAGTTGAAGGCGGCGCAGGAGCAGACGATCGAAACCTTGATCTTGGCGCTCGAGGCGAAGGACAGGTATACGGCGGGCCACGCGCAACGCGTTGCGACATTCTCCGCGTACGTGGGCGAGGAGCTTCGGTTCAGCCCACGTCGCATGGAGCGGCTGCGCTACGCGGCGCTGATGCACGACATCGGCAAGCTCATCGTGCCGAACCAGCTTCTCAACAAGCCGGGCCGTCTCACCGAATCCGAGTTCGCGCGCGTCAAGCGCCACGAGTTCGTGTCCGTCGAACTGCTCCGCCGCATCGACTTTCTCGCTCCTGTCGCCGGTGACACCACCACCGAGGCGGCCAACGCTGCCGTCAGCGGTACCGGGCTGGTGGAGCCGGCGATCATCCATGTGGCCGACGCCTTCGACGCCATGACCTCGACCCGTTCCTACCGCCGAGCGCTCACCCAGGAGACTGCATTCGACGAGCTCAAGAAGGGCTCCGGTACGCAGTTCAACGAAGGCTGCGTCGACGCCCTCATCGCGGCGATCGTGCGCCGGGGCGAGCAGTACGGGGACGGTCACGAGGAAGAGGCCCACGAGTGGGAGGTCGCTCCTCCCGAGGCTGGGACCGGCTCGGCGGGCCTGGGTGACCTCGACACTGATCGGGACTCCGATCGCTCCGAGGATCGGGCGGGCAAGACGTGA
- the ccmA gene encoding heme ABC exporter ATP-binding protein CcmA, with translation MPTVVRLRSAVCLLDRFPALAGVDLDLAAGEIVLLSGANGAGKTTLLRLVAGLVPLYSGEAVVLGCDLARDRKSARRELALVGHETFCYDDLTVRENLRFAARAAGRDAAAADDALERVGLAGARDLPHRKLSAGQRRRLSLAVAWSRDPTLLLLDEPHAGLDAEGRAVLDEIVKAAPSEGRSVLIASHELDRTRALAHREVVLTAGQAVLPANERVIR, from the coding sequence GTGCCCACCGTCGTCCGTCTCCGCTCCGCCGTCTGCCTGCTCGATCGCTTCCCCGCCCTCGCCGGGGTCGATCTCGACCTCGCCGCGGGCGAGATCGTGCTCCTGTCGGGCGCGAACGGCGCGGGCAAGACCACGCTGTTGCGCCTCGTCGCGGGCCTCGTGCCGCTGTACTCGGGTGAGGCCGTCGTGCTCGGCTGCGACCTCGCGCGTGATCGGAAGAGCGCTCGCCGTGAGCTCGCGCTCGTCGGGCACGAGACGTTCTGCTACGACGACCTCACGGTGCGCGAGAACCTGCGGTTCGCGGCACGCGCCGCCGGGCGGGATGCCGCGGCGGCAGACGATGCGCTCGAACGGGTCGGGCTCGCGGGCGCGCGCGACCTACCGCACCGCAAGCTGTCGGCCGGGCAACGACGACGGCTCTCGCTCGCGGTCGCGTGGTCACGCGATCCGACACTGCTGCTGCTCGACGAACCGCATGCCGGGCTCGACGCCGAGGGCCGGGCGGTGCTCGACGAGATCGTGAAGGCCGCGCCGAGCGAGGGCCGCAGCGTGCTCATCGCGTCGCACGAGCTCGACCGCACCCGCGCCCTGGCACACCGCGAGGTGGTGCTCACCGCGGGCCAGGCCGTGTTGCCGGCGAACGAGCGAGTGATCAGGTGA
- a CDS encoding DUF5317 family protein has translation MVFFVVTIVVAVLVVAVTKGSFQRMGRIHLNALWLLLVALIIQVALELVDFPKERIDDVGLAILLMSYVLIFAFCFLNRRRSGMFIVAIGVALNVLAIALNGGMPTKDDVKERDGGEAHVPIERTVKHKPRESDDKLPFLGDVITAPGVPNQQFSVGDIVIGIGVIDICFEASRRPRRRGGYLPEADWSATT, from the coding sequence GTGGTGTTCTTCGTGGTGACGATCGTGGTCGCCGTACTGGTCGTCGCCGTCACCAAGGGGAGCTTCCAGCGGATGGGTCGCATCCACCTGAATGCGCTCTGGCTGTTGCTCGTCGCTCTGATCATCCAGGTTGCGCTCGAGCTTGTCGACTTCCCCAAGGAACGGATCGACGACGTCGGGCTCGCGATCCTGCTGATGTCCTACGTGCTCATCTTCGCCTTCTGCTTCCTGAACCGGCGCAGGAGCGGAATGTTCATCGTGGCGATCGGAGTAGCGCTGAATGTGCTCGCGATCGCGCTCAACGGTGGGATGCCGACAAAGGACGACGTGAAGGAGCGCGACGGCGGCGAAGCGCACGTGCCGATCGAGCGCACGGTGAAGCACAAGCCGCGCGAAAGCGACGACAAACTCCCGTTCCTCGGCGATGTGATCACCGCACCCGGTGTGCCGAACCAGCAGTTCTCGGTGGGTGACATCGTGATCGGGATCGGCGTGATCGACATCTGCTTCGAGGCGAGCCGGCGGCCTCGCCGCCGCGGTGGCTATCTACCCGAAGCGGACTGGTCGGCTACGACGTGA
- a CDS encoding class E sortase, whose product MRRFLGATGRVLITVGILLLLFVAYQLWGTGIYEARAQNRLKSEFQQTLRESKKPPTTTTDNPTVTTAPGPTTTVAPVEVPPNGEAVGRIDIPKIGLSAYAVEGVDVADLRKGPGHYPGTPLPGQLGNAAIAGHRTTYGAPFGDLDQLAAGDEITVETVQGTFAYKIDVDPFVVNPDDGDVLLPEPGKATLTLTTCNPKYSAAERLIIKASLVLPEGTTPLPPSPGTKNPAPATISGLSGERSSRLPAVLWGIIVAIIGLLWWWLFHRYPRWTTWFVGVLPFLAALFVSYTYLERMLPSNY is encoded by the coding sequence ATGCGGCGCTTCCTCGGCGCGACCGGCCGTGTCCTCATCACGGTCGGCATCCTCCTGCTGCTCTTCGTCGCGTACCAGCTCTGGGGTACGGGCATCTACGAGGCCCGGGCCCAGAACCGCCTGAAGAGCGAATTCCAGCAGACGCTCCGGGAGAGCAAGAAGCCGCCGACCACCACGACCGACAACCCCACCGTCACCACCGCGCCGGGGCCGACTACCACGGTCGCCCCGGTCGAGGTCCCCCCGAACGGCGAGGCGGTCGGTCGTATCGACATCCCGAAGATCGGCTTGTCCGCGTACGCCGTCGAAGGCGTCGACGTGGCCGACCTTCGCAAGGGGCCCGGCCACTACCCCGGCACGCCGTTGCCCGGTCAGCTGGGGAACGCGGCCATCGCCGGCCACCGCACCACCTACGGCGCGCCGTTCGGCGACCTCGACCAGCTGGCGGCCGGCGACGAGATCACCGTGGAAACCGTTCAGGGCACCTTTGCCTACAAGATCGATGTCGACCCGTTCGTGGTGAATCCCGACGACGGCGACGTGCTGCTCCCCGAGCCCGGCAAGGCGACGCTCACACTCACCACGTGCAACCCGAAGTACTCCGCCGCGGAACGCCTCATCATCAAGGCGTCGCTCGTGCTGCCGGAGGGTACGACCCCGCTCCCTCCGAGTCCCGGCACGAAAAACCCCGCGCCCGCCACGATCAGCGGGCTCTCGGGTGAGCGTTCGTCACGGCTGCCGGCAGTGCTGTGGGGCATCATCGTCGCGATCATCGGTCTGCTCTGGTGGTGGCTCTTCCACCGCTACCCGCGCTGGACCACCTGGTTCGTCGGCGTGCTCCCGTTCCTCGCCGCGCTCTTCGTGTCCTACACGTACCTCGAGCGCATGCTCCCGTCGAACTACTAG
- a CDS encoding biotin/lipoyl-binding protein has protein sequence MYDVRTPVSGTVVRVVVDEGQLIAEEDPIAAIDENGVETVVVTRVPGVVRELYIEPGRPVSAGDLIARIDES, from the coding sequence GTGTACGACGTGCGCACGCCCGTGAGCGGAACCGTCGTCCGGGTCGTCGTCGACGAAGGCCAGTTGATCGCCGAGGAGGACCCCATTGCGGCGATCGACGAGAACGGTGTCGAGACCGTCGTCGTCACCCGGGTACCCGGCGTCGTCCGCGAGCTCTACATCGAACCGGGCCGACCAGTGAGCGCGGGCGATTTGATCGCGCGCATCGACGAATCGTGA
- a CDS encoding TetR/AcrR family transcriptional regulator: MTTTRRSAPLRLAPEERRCQLLDVACVEFAERGFYGTAMDDLAQAAGVTKPVFYQHFPSKRALFVAVLENVGERLLAVLVDATSSVETGRARVEHGFAAYFRFVEGDRAAFRLLFGASARNDAEFADVVDDVLERAASAVSTLIEIPGSPEHRLVLAHAVVGMAEGISRHALTDPDGPHNPDQLAHWVAELAWFGLRGVRPDD; the protein is encoded by the coding sequence GTGACCACCACTCGCCGCTCGGCCCCCCTGCGGCTGGCGCCAGAAGAGCGCCGGTGCCAGCTCCTCGATGTCGCGTGTGTCGAGTTTGCAGAGCGCGGTTTCTACGGCACCGCGATGGACGACCTCGCGCAGGCAGCCGGCGTCACAAAGCCCGTCTTCTACCAACACTTCCCGTCGAAGCGCGCGCTGTTCGTCGCTGTCCTCGAAAACGTGGGGGAGCGGTTGCTCGCGGTGTTGGTCGACGCCACGAGCAGCGTTGAGACGGGAAGAGCGCGTGTCGAGCACGGTTTCGCCGCGTACTTCCGGTTCGTCGAGGGCGACCGCGCGGCGTTCCGCCTTTTGTTCGGCGCGTCGGCGCGCAACGACGCCGAGTTCGCCGACGTGGTCGACGACGTGCTCGAGCGCGCGGCGTCGGCGGTGAGCACCTTGATCGAGATCCCCGGTTCGCCCGAGCATCGGCTCGTGCTGGCGCACGCCGTCGTCGGGATGGCCGAGGGAATCAGCCGCCATGCGCTCACCGACCCCGACGGCCCCCACAATCCCGACCAGCTTGCGCACTGGGTCGCCGAGCTCGCGTGGTTCGGCCTCCGTGGGGTGCGACCGGACGACTGA